The genomic region TCACCATTCCCTCAAATCAATCCAAACAGGAGCTTCATAAATGTACACAAGAATCATGGAAATCAGCCCTTGGACGCTGCGTTCGGCAAAACTGGAAAAAGAACACAAACGGCTGCAAGAGAGCCTGACCAGCTTGGGCAACGGCTATATGGGTATGCGCGGCAGCTTTGAGGAAACCTATTCCGCCGACAGCCACTTAGGCACCTACATCGCCGGCGTGTGGTTCCCCGACAAAACCCGCGTCGGCTGGTGGAAAAACGGCTATCCCAAATATTTCGGCAAAGCCATCAACGCGTTCAATTTCAGCAAAGTCAAAATCTTTGTCGACGGGCAGGAAGTGGACTTGGCGAAAAACGACGTTGCCGGCTTCTCCGTCGAACTCGATATGCGGCACGGCGTGTTGCGCCGCTCGTTTACCGTATTCGGTGTGCGTTTCAATGTGTGCAAATTCCTGTCCGTCGCGCAAAAAGAGCTGGCGGTCATCCGCTGGGAAGCCGTATCCGTTGACGGTAAAACCCACCAAGTCCGCATCGATTCCATCATCGATGCCGACGTGAAAAACGAAGACTCCAACTACGAAGAAAAATTCTGGCAGGTATTGGACAAAGGCGTTTCAGACAGTCTCTCCTACATTGCCGCCCAAACCGTTGCCAACCCTTTCGGCGTGGAACAATTTATCGTCAACGCCGAGCAAACTTTCGCCGGCAGCTTCAAAGCCCTCGGCGGCAGCCAAACCGACTGGCAAGTCTCCAATTCTTTCGAGGTCGAAGTCGGCGGCACGCCCAAAACCTTTGAAAAACGGGTTATTGTTACCACCAGCCGCGATTATCAGGGCTTGGAAGCAGTGAAAGCCGCAGGCCGCGCCTTGTCGGAAAAAGTCGCAGGCGTTGCGTTTGAAACCTTGCTGGACGCGCACAAAGCAGGCTGGCTGCACCGTTGGGAAATCGCCGACGTGGTCATCGAAGGCAGCGACGAAGCGCAGCAAGGCATCCGTTTCAATCTGTTCCAACTGTTCTCCACCTACTACGGCGAAGATGCGCGCCTGAACATCGGCCCCAAAGGCTTTACCGGCGAAAAATACGGCGGCGCGACCTATTGGGATACCGAAGCCTATGCCGTACCGCTCTACCTCGCACTGGCGGAACCCGAAGTTACCCGCAACCTGCTGCAATACCGCCGCAACCAACTGCCGCAGGCGCAGCACAACGCGCGCGAACAGGGCTTGGCGGGCGCACTCTATCCGATGGTAACGTTTACGGGTATCGAGTGCCACAACGAATGGGAAATCACCTTCGAGGAAATCCACCGCAACGGCGCGATTCCTTACGCCATCTACAACTACACCAACTACACCGGCGACGAGGGCTATCTTGCCAAAGAAGGCTTGGAAGTCTTGGTCGAAGTGTCCCGCTTCTGGGCGGACCGCGTCCACTTCTCCAAACGCAACGGCAAATACATGATTCACGGCGTAACCGGCCCGAACGAATACGAAAACAACATCAACAACAACTGGTACACCAACACCCTCGCCGCCTGGGTATTGGACTACACCCGCGAAGCCCTGGCGAAATACCCGCGCCCGGATTTGAACGTGCGTGCCGCCGAGTTGGAAAAATGGGCGGACATCAGCGCGAATATGTACCGTCCGCATGACGAAGAACTCGGCGTATTCGTCCAACACGACGGCTTCCTCGACAAAGACATCCGTCCCGTGTCCGCGCTTTCGCCCGACGATTTGCCGCTCAACCAGAAATGGTCGTGGGACAAAATCCTGCGTTCGCCCTTCATCAAGCAGGCGGACGTGTTGCAAGGCATCTACTTCTTCGGCGACCGTTTCAATATCGACGAAAAACGCCGCAACTTCGATTTCTACGAACCGATGACCGTGCATGAAAGCTCGCTGTCGCCCTGTATCCACTCTATTCTCGCCGCCGAACTGGGCAAAGAAGAAAAAGCCGTGGAAATGTACCGGCGCACCGCCCGCCTGGACTTGGACAACTACAACAACGACACAGAAGACGGCCTGCATATCACCTCCATGACCGGTTCGTGGCTCGCCATCGTCCAAGGTTTCGCCCAAATGAAAACTTGGGGCGGCAAACTCAGCTTCGCACCGTTCCTGCCGGGCGCGTGGACAGGCTATGCCTTCCACATCAACTACCGAGGCCGTCTGATTAAAGTCGCCGTCGGCAAAGAAAACGTTGTCTTCAGCCTGCTCAAAGGCGGGCCGCTCGATTTGCAGGTGTACGGCAAAGACATCACGCTCAACGGCAGCCACACCGCCGCGTTGGAAAAATAAGGAGGGCGCAAAATGACGTTTACCGCAGTCCTCTTCGATCTCGACGGCGTGATTACCGATACCGCCGAATACCACTACCGCGCGTGGAAAAAGCTCGCCGAAGAACTGGGCATCGGCATCGACCGCAAGTTTAACGAACAGCTCAAAGGCGTGTCGCGCGACGATTCGCTCAAACGCATCCTCGCGCACGGCGGCAAAACCGTCGGCGAAGCCGAGTTCGCCGAACTGACCCGCCGAAAAAACGACAACTACGTCGAGATGATTCAGGCAGTCAAACCCGAAGACGTGTACCCCGGCATTTTGCCGCTGCTGGAGACATTAAAAGCAAACGGCAAAAAAATCGCCCTCGCGTCCGCCAGTAAAAACGGCCCGTTCCTGCTCGAACGCATGGGGCTGACCCACTTTTTCGACACTGTCGCCGACCCTGCCGCCGTCGCGCATTCCAAACCCGCCCCCGACATCTTCCTCGCCGCCGCCGAGGGCGTGGGCGCGGACATCCGTCGCTGCATCGGCATCGAAGACGCCGCAGCAGGAGTAGCCGCCATCAAAGCCGCCGGCGCCTTGCCCATCGGCGTAGGCAAAGCCGAAGACTTGGGCAGCGACATCGCGCTGGTGTCCGACACCGCCGGGCTGACCTACGTCTACCTGCAAAGCGTGTGGGCACAGTCGGGCAGGTAAAACGCGTCAGATAAAGTGTCAAGGAAGTAAAAAGGTCGTCTGAAAAACAGAATTTTGGTTTTCAGACGACCTTTTCATTGGAAAAATATTTTTAGCGTTTCAAAGCCAGCGTCAATACGCCCGCCGTAACCAGCCCCAGCCCTATCCATTCCTGCGTGCTGGGGCGTTCGTCCAGAAAGACCACTGCCATCAGCACCGAAGACGGTCTGCACATTACTCGTGGAAAAAGCAGACGATGAAATAGTGGTGATTGATACTGCTTCTACGGGGCATACCTTGTTGTTAGACTCAACTTAAGTTATCATCAAGAAGTTCAAAGAATACAAGGACAGATACCTGAATCTGTAAAAACTTGTTACTTAGATTAAAGGAAGAGGAAACAGAAGTATTAATCGTTAGCTTGGAGGAGGCTACCCCATTTTATGAAGCATATCGATTAGAAGAAGATCTAACAAGGGCATCAATTCATACAAATTGGTGGATTGTTAATTCATCCTTGTATAAAGCAAATCCTAGTAATCAAGATGTTATCTGCTAAAGCAAATGAAGAATTTAAGTGGATTTAGAAATGAAGAAAATAAATGGAATTGGTTTTTTTGAGAAAAACCTGACTTTTTGGGTATTAATTTGTATGGCAATAGGCATATTTATTGGGAAATATTTTCCTTCTATTCCAGATAGGTTAGGAAAATTTGAGTTCTACAACGTGTCTATACCAACAACAATTTTACTTTGGATAATGATTTATCCAATGATGTTGAAAATTGATTTTAAGAGTATAAAAGACATAGGAAAAAACCCTAAAGGTCTATTTATTACATGGTTTGTAAATTGGATCATTAAGCCACTCACCATGTATTTAATTGCATCCTTATTTTTCTTTGTTATTTATAAAGGATTTATTAATAAGGAATTGGCATCAGAATATTTAGCTGGGGCGGTTTTACTCGGAGCTGCACCATGTACCGCAATGGTATTTGTATGGAGCAAGTTAACAAGAGGTGATAGTGCTTATACCTTAGTACAGGTAGCTAGTAACGACTTAATTATTTTGATTGCATATATACCAATTGTGAGCTTCTTATTAAAGATTGGAAATATAAATATTCCATGGGGAACACTTTTATTATCCATTGTATTATTTATTGTTGTTCCTCTTATTTTAAGCATGGCAACTAGGAGTATAATCATTAAAAACAAAGGGGAGGACTACCTAAATAAAACTTTTATCCCTGCATTTGATAAATACACTATGATGGGATTATTGTTGACGTTGATTATAATATTTTCATTTCAAGGACAGAAGATATTGGATCAGCCACTAAATATTATCCTTATTGCAATTCCTTTGATAATTCAAACTCTGTTTATATTTGCAATAACATTTTTCATGGCATATTTAGCAAAGCTACCATATTCAATTGCAGCTCCATGTGGCATGATTGGTGCATCTAACTTTTTTGAGCTGTCCGTTGCAGTTTCTATATCTCTATTTGGGCTATTATCAGGAGCTACGTTAACAACTGTAGTAGGTGTTCTGGTTGAGGTTCCTGTTATGCTAGCCTTAGTGAGGTTTGCCAATTTTATGGAAAATAAATTTAATCATTGAACATGTACTGAATCCGTGAAGTTAAAAATCTAACTTTCACGAAAATGCCTACAATACCGTGGCTTAACTTCCATGACCGGTTCGTGGCTCGCCATCGTCCAAGGTTTCGCACAAATGAAAACCTGGGGCGGCAAACTCAGCTTCGCTCCGTTCCTGCCGGGCGCGTGGACAGGCTACGCCTTCCACATCAACTACCGAGGCCGTCTGATTAAAGTCGCCGTCGGCAAAGAAAACGTCGTCTTCACCCTGCTCAAAGGCGAACCGCTCGATTTGCAGGTGTACGGCAAAGACATCACGCTCAACGGCAGCCACACTGTCGCGTTGGAAAAATAAGGAGGGCGCAAAATGACGTTTACCGCAGTCCTCTTCGATCTCGACGGCGTCATCACCGACACCGCCGAATACCACTACCGCGCGTGGAAAAAGCTCGCCGAAGAACTGGGCATCGGCATCGACCGCAAGTTTAACGAGCAGCTCAAAGGCGTGTCGCGCGACGATTCGCTCAAACGCATTCTCGCGCACGGCGGCAAAACCGTCAGCGAAGCCGAGTTCGCCGAACTGACCCGCCGTAAAAACGACAACTACGTCGAGATGATTCAGTCAGTCAAACCCGAAGATGTGTACCCCGGCATTTTGCCGCTGCTGGAAGCATTGAGGGCAAACGGCAAAAAAATCGCCCTCGCGTCCGCCAGTAAAAACGGCCCGTTCCTGCTCGAACGCATGGGGCTGACCCACTTCTTCGACGCCGTCGCCGACCCTGCCGCCGTCGCGCATTCCAAACCCGCCCCCGACATCTTCCTCGCCGCCGCCGAGGGCGTGGGCGCGGACATCCGTCGCTGCATCGGCATCGAAGACGCCGCAGCAGGAGTAGCCGCCATCAAAGCCGCCGGCGCCTTGCCCATCGGCGTAGGCAAAGCCGAAGACTTGGGCAGCGACATCGCGCTGGTGTCCGACACCGCCGGGCTGACCTACGCCTACCTGCAAAACGTGTGGGCACAGTCGGGCAGGTAAAACGCGTCAGATAAAGTGTCAAGGAAGCAAAAGACCGTCTGAACAGTGTTTCAGACGGCCTTTTTGCTTTTAGAACAGAATGATAACCCAACTTACGCAACCCTAAAAACTAAATGCCAATCTCTTAACCATGCTATTCAAATTTATTTGAACGATTTTTTTCTAACCAGCCAACCTTAACAATCACTATTAAAATGCGCGCCGATGTTCTGTCTCCGCCTGTATGCGGCTTGGGCGACGGCGAGGCTGCATTCGAGCAGGTTGCGGTTTTCGTATTCGGACGCGGTGTGCGGTTCGGCTTGGTTTTGCTTCCAAAGCTGCAGTTGGGCGATGGCGCGGCGCAGGCCGGTATCGTTGCGTAGGATGCCTAGATGGCGTTGGTTGAACGTTTGCAGGACGGGGCGGCTGAATGTGTTTTGAAGGTCGTCTGAAAAGATGCCTGCTTCGGCGGAGAGGCTTTCAGACGGCCTTTGGAATGGTTCGGCTTGGAATGCTTGTCCGTCTGCGATGGCTTGGGCGCAGAGCCTTGCGGTCACGACGCATTCGAGCAGGGAGTTGCTGGCAAGGCGGTTGGCTCCGTGCAGCCCAGTGCAGGCGGTTTCGCCCAAGGCGTAGAGCTGCGGCAGGGAGGTTCTGCCGCAGGGGTCGGTTTGGATGCCGCCGCAGGTGTAGTGTTGCACGGGGCGGACGGGGATGGCTTGGCGCGTGATGTCTAGGCCGCATTGGGATAAACAGTGTCGATGGATGGATGGGAAATGCCGGCGGACGAACGCTGCGGGTTGATGGCTGATGTCGAGCGAGACGAAGTCTTGCGTTTGTTTGGCGATTTCGGCTGCGATGGCGCGGGCAACGATGTCGCGCGGTGCGAGTTCGGCGCGGCGGTCGTAATGCGGCATAAATCGTTCGCCCGCTTGGTTGGTCAGGATGCCGCCTTCGCCGCGCACGGCTTCGGAAATCAGGAAGGTGCGGCCGTTTTCAGACGACCTTGCCAAGCCTGTGGGGTGGAATTGGATAAATTCGAGGTTTTCGACTGCGCAGCCTGCACGTATCGCCATGGCGATGGCGTCGCCCGTGCATTCGGGCGGCGTGGTGGTGGCGGCGTAAATCTGCCCGAGGCCACCGCCTGCGAGTACGGTATGGCTGGCACGGATGTTGTAGGTTTCTTGCGTTCGGCGGTCGAGGACGGTCAGTCCGCACGCCGCACCTGATTCGGTTTGGATGTCCAACGCCATCTGCCGCTCGTAAACGCGGATGTTCGGGCGACGGCGTATTTGGACAATCAGGCTCTGCATGACGGCTTCGCCCGTGTAGTCGGCGACGTGGGCGATTCGGCGGCAGGTGTGCCCGCCTTCGCGCGTCAGGTGCAGGCCGTCATGACTCCGGTCGAA from Neisseria meningitidis harbors:
- a CDS encoding glycoside hydrolase family 65 protein; translated protein: MYTRIMEISPWTLRSAKLEKEHKRLQESLTSLGNGYMGMRGSFEETYSADSHLGTYIAGVWFPDKTRVGWWKNGYPKYFGKAINAFNFSKVKIFVDGQEVDLAKNDVAGFSVELDMRHGVLRRSFTVFGVRFNVCKFLSVAQKELAVIRWEAVSVDGKTHQVRIDSIIDADVKNEDSNYEEKFWQVLDKGVSDSLSYIAAQTVANPFGVEQFIVNAEQTFAGSFKALGGSQTDWQVSNSFEVEVGGTPKTFEKRVIVTTSRDYQGLEAVKAAGRALSEKVAGVAFETLLDAHKAGWLHRWEIADVVIEGSDEAQQGIRFNLFQLFSTYYGEDARLNIGPKGFTGEKYGGATYWDTEAYAVPLYLALAEPEVTRNLLQYRRNQLPQAQHNAREQGLAGALYPMVTFTGIECHNEWEITFEEIHRNGAIPYAIYNYTNYTGDEGYLAKEGLEVLVEVSRFWADRVHFSKRNGKYMIHGVTGPNEYENNINNNWYTNTLAAWVLDYTREALAKYPRPDLNVRAAELEKWADISANMYRPHDEELGVFVQHDGFLDKDIRPVSALSPDDLPLNQKWSWDKILRSPFIKQADVLQGIYFFGDRFNIDEKRRNFDFYEPMTVHESSLSPCIHSILAAELGKEEKAVEMYRRTARLDLDNYNNDTEDGLHITSMTGSWLAIVQGFAQMKTWGGKLSFAPFLPGAWTGYAFHINYRGRLIKVAVGKENVVFSLLKGGPLDLQVYGKDITLNGSHTAALEK
- the pgmB gene encoding beta-phosphoglucomutase, yielding MTFTAVLFDLDGVITDTAEYHYRAWKKLAEELGIGIDRKFNEQLKGVSRDDSLKRILAHGGKTVGEAEFAELTRRKNDNYVEMIQAVKPEDVYPGILPLLETLKANGKKIALASASKNGPFLLERMGLTHFFDTVADPAAVAHSKPAPDIFLAAAEGVGADIRRCIGIEDAAAGVAAIKAAGALPIGVGKAEDLGSDIALVSDTAGLTYVYLQSVWAQSGR
- the arsB gene encoding ACR3 family arsenite efflux transporter, translated to MKKINGIGFFEKNLTFWVLICMAIGIFIGKYFPSIPDRLGKFEFYNVSIPTTILLWIMIYPMMLKIDFKSIKDIGKNPKGLFITWFVNWIIKPLTMYLIASLFFFVIYKGFINKELASEYLAGAVLLGAAPCTAMVFVWSKLTRGDSAYTLVQVASNDLIILIAYIPIVSFLLKIGNINIPWGTLLLSIVLFIVVPLILSMATRSIIIKNKGEDYLNKTFIPAFDKYTMMGLLLTLIIIFSFQGQKILDQPLNIILIAIPLIIQTLFIFAITFFMAYLAKLPYSIAAPCGMIGASNFFELSVAVSISLFGLLSGATLTTVVGVLVEVPVMLALVRFANFMENKFNH
- the pgmB gene encoding beta-phosphoglucomutase, with product MTFTAVLFDLDGVITDTAEYHYRAWKKLAEELGIGIDRKFNEQLKGVSRDDSLKRILAHGGKTVSEAEFAELTRRKNDNYVEMIQSVKPEDVYPGILPLLEALRANGKKIALASASKNGPFLLERMGLTHFFDAVADPAAVAHSKPAPDIFLAAAEGVGADIRRCIGIEDAAAGVAAIKAAGALPIGVGKAEDLGSDIALVSDTAGLTYAYLQNVWAQSGR
- the nadB gene encoding L-aspartate oxidase, whose protein sequence is MQTDCDVLIAGNGLAALTLALSLPESFRIVILCKNRLDDTASRHAQGGIAAAWSGEDDIEKHVADTLEAGAGLCNEAAVRTILSQGKPAIEWLLAQGVAFDRSHDGLHLTREGGHTCRRIAHVADYTGEAVMQSLIVQIRRRPNIRVYERQMALDIQTESGAACGLTVLDRRTQETYNIRASHTVLAGGGLGQIYAATTTPPECTGDAIAMAIRAGCAVENLEFIQFHPTGLARSSENGRTFLISEAVRGEGGILTNQAGERFMPHYDRRAELAPRDIVARAIAAEIAKQTQDFVSLDISHQPAAFVRRHFPSIHRHCLSQCGLDITRQAIPVRPVQHYTCGGIQTDPCGRTSLPQLYALGETACTGLHGANRLASNSLLECVVTARLCAQAIADGQAFQAEPFQRPSESLSAEAGIFSDDLQNTFSRPVLQTFNQRHLGILRNDTGLRRAIAQLQLWKQNQAEPHTASEYENRNLLECSLAVAQAAYRRRQNIGAHFNSDC